A stretch of DNA from Mycolicibacterium celeriflavum:
GCCAATGCGGGGAGGTGCTCAAGGGCGTCATCAAGCCGTGGGAGTGCAAGGTTTTCGGCACCGCCTGTACGCCGGAGACGCCGATCGGGACCTGCATGGTCTCTCCCGAGGGCGCGTGCGCGGCCTATTACAACTTTGGCCGGTTGCACCGCGAAACCGCGCTCGTGCTCGGCCAGCGGGCCTAGACCACAAACAACGTCGCCGCATCCGATGTGGCGGGGGTGAGGAGGAAGAGTCATGACGAAGCCGGAAGAACGGGGATCGCGCGGCACCGGATCCGATGAACCGTCAGGCGGGCCGGCAGATCGGCCCTCCGGCACCTATGAGGGTGACGAGTCCGTTCCGTCGTATGACGACGGCGGCAAGCCCGACTTCGAGACGGGTTTCACGAACGAGCCACCGGGGGATGTCGAGTCTGAGCTGCCGCCCTACGAGGGGCGGCAAACGTCGGCGAAGGCGGACGCCACAGATGCGGGCGGCGCACGGACTGGTGGAGCGGTCAAGCCCGCCACCGATGCCGGCTACAAGGGCCCTACGCCCGGCGGCGGGTCGACCGCATCACCGGCCGAGGAACAGCCGGCGGCACAGATGCCGGAGTCCGACCGCGGCGATGACCGGGTGGGCCCGTCACACACCGCGGGAACCGGTCGCGCCGAGGACAAGCAGTAGCGATTTCACCACTGATCGCGCGGGACGTCGAAGTCCGAGCACAGCGCGCGCCAGACGTCCCGCGGGTCGACGCCGTCCTCGATGGCCCGCGCGGCGGTCCGCCCCCCGAGCCCGCTCAACACATGATCGACGAGCAGTGATGCGCCGCGCACCGGGCCGAACTGACCCTCGACGAGTTCATGGAATTCCGTCAACCGCACGAGCCCAAACCTACGCGGAAGACATCAACGCCTCATGGCACACCCGTACCGGATCTTCGACGTCGGCAACCGTCGCTCCGCCCCGCCGCGCAGCGTCCCGGTAGCCGGGTTCGGCGAGTACTTCGCGCACCGCCCGCGCCAGCGCGTCCCGGTCCAGAGGGCGCACCAGCCGCGCGCTGCCCTGCCGCACAACGCGATTCGCTATCTCCCATTGATCGCCGCCACCAGGCACCACCACCATCGGGACCCCGGCGAGCAGCGTCTTGGCGACCATGCCGTGTCCCCCGCCGCAGATCACCAGGTCGGCATGCGACAACAGTTCGTCCTGCCTGCCCAGCCCGATGACCGCCCAGGGCGGTACCGCGACGTCCGTGCCGCCGAGGCGCGACACCACCACCCGAGATCCCGGCGGCAACACCCGTCCCGGTGTCAGTGCCTCCAGCGCGACCTCTGCCAGGCCGCCGGCGCCGGTGGTGGCGGTGGACGGCGCGACGACCACCACCGGGCCGGTACCCGCCGGGACGTCCAGCGTCGTCGACGTCGGCTCGAAATGCAGGGGGCCCACCACCACGGCTTCGGCCGGCCAGTCGGGCCGTGGCACCTCAAGGGCGGGCAGGGTGGCGATCAGCCGTCGGCGGGGACCGGTATCGGTTGCCGGCAACCCGATCTCGGCCCGCGCCGCCGCGCGCTGGCGGATGCCTTCCCGCCAGGACCGGGCCGAAAGCGTACGCAGGACCGCGTCGCGCAGCCGGCCGCGGACACCCACCCCTGGTGCCAGCCCGCTGCCGATAGGTGGCAGTCCTTTCGACGGCCGGTACAGGGGATGCGGGTTCAACTCCACCCACGGCAACCCGAGAAGTTCGGCGCACAACCCGCCGGCCGTGGTGATGACGTCGGAGACCACCAGATCTAGCCCGATCTCGCGCAGTTGCGGCGCATTGAGCACCGCCATCCGGGCGCCGCGCCGGTGGATCTTCGCGCCCGCGTCAGCGTCGTCGTCGCTGTCCGTCGGGTCCAGCCCTAGCAGCTCGACGGCGGGCACCCCGGCATCGCGGGCGGTTTCCAACCACTCCACACCGGTGAGCAGCGTCGGTGAATCGCCGTTGGCCAGAAAGCGAAGGCACAGCGCGATCGCCGGAAAGGCGTGCCCCGGATCCGGTCCGGCAACAACCGCCACACGCATTGGGCTACCTTGCCACAGCGCATCAGCACTAGGCTGAGCCCATGACCGACCAGGCTTCCGGACTGAAAACCGACGTCGACAACATCCGGGCAGTGGAGACCTTCCTCTACGCCCTGCAGGACGAGGACTTCGCAACCGCCGAGGGCTTGCTCGCCGACAACGCCGAATGGCAGAACGTCGGGTTTCCGACCATCCGCGGGCGTCAACGCATCATCGGCATGATGAGACGGGCAGAGGGCAAATACGGCTTCGAAGTCAAGATCCACCGCGTCGCCGGGGAGGGCAACGCGGTGCTGACCGAGCGCACCGACGCACTGGTCTTCGGACCGGTCCGGTTGCAGTTCTGGGTGTGCGGGGTGTTCGAGGTCCACGCCGGCCGAATCACGTTGTGGCGCGACTACTTCGACATGTTCGACTTCGTCAAGGCGACGCTGCGGGGAATCGCCGCGACGGTGTTCCCGTCGCTGCGGCCCTCGATGTAACTCCGGCGGTTACGCGCCGCGGACGTGGCCGAGTTCGTCGAACGCCTGAGCCCAGCCGAGGAGGCGATCGGTGGCATTGGACAACTCGTCGCGGTAGCGCTGTTGCCACAGCGGCGAGGTGGACGTCGGTCCGGCGTTCGCCGCAGACACTAGTTGCGCTGCGGCGCCGACCATTTCGTTGTACTGCCGCGCGCCATGATCGAGTTGCGTGGTGAACGCCGCAATTGTGGCGGCCAGATGGGCGCGTGACTGCGGCGCCGACCGGATCGCCCGCTCCATCGACACCACTTCGTTCGCGGTCGCGGCCATGGTCACAGCGGTCTGATTGGCCGCGGCGGTCAACTCCCGAAGCTCGTCCGCGGGCAGCATCCGTCCGCGCTCCATCACACCCAGCAGTGAGAACAACCCGCGCTCAGAGGCCGCCAGTGCCGCCATCGGCTGGCGGGCGGCCGACCCCCACGGCGGAAGCCGGCGCGTGGTGCGGGATCGTGGCGGCGGCAGCGGCTCGCGTCGCAGCCAGCGGTACCGCAGGAACGCCAGCGTGGCCAGGAACGCCGCACCGACCGCGATCGGAGACGGGATGAGCAGCGCCCAGGCGGGCGTGTCCCACGCCGCGACCAATCCCGTCACGCCGATCCAGAACACGCAGGAAACCGTGAAGAACAGGGTGAGCCGCAGCGCCCAGCGCCGCTTGCGCAGCAACTTCGCGCGCGGATCCGCGGCGGCGTTCAGCTTGGCGGCCAACACGTCGGACCACTCGGCGGCGGTGTCCACACCCCGCTGAACCAGCGAGCGCCACGGCTCCGGTCGACTCGTTCGCGAACTCACTGGTTACCTCTACGAAGTCTTTGGCTATTGGGACAGCGGATTTTCCGGCGCCGCCTGCTGCGGATTGGCCGCCGGGGTAGCTGGCCGCGCCGCGGCATTGCCGCCGGCAGGCAACTGCTCGCCGCGCATCGAGGCGCGGATCTGCTCCAACCGCGAGTGGCCGGCCATCTGCACGCTCGCCTGCTGGACCTCCATCATCCGGCCCTGCACCGAGTTCTGCGCAAGCTCGGCCTCGCCCATCGCGTTGGCGTACCGGCGTTCGATCTTCTGCCGCACCTCGTCG
This window harbors:
- a CDS encoding DUF3046 domain-containing protein, with translation MRLTEFHELVEGQFGPVRGASLLVDHVLSGLGGRTAARAIEDGVDPRDVWRALCSDFDVPRDQW
- a CDS encoding glycosyltransferase; the protein is MRVAVVAGPDPGHAFPAIALCLRFLANGDSPTLLTGVEWLETARDAGVPAVELLGLDPTDSDDDADAGAKIHRRGARMAVLNAPQLREIGLDLVVSDVITTAGGLCAELLGLPWVELNPHPLYRPSKGLPPIGSGLAPGVGVRGRLRDAVLRTLSARSWREGIRQRAAARAEIGLPATDTGPRRRLIATLPALEVPRPDWPAEAVVVGPLHFEPTSTTLDVPAGTGPVVVVAPSTATTGAGGLAEVALEALTPGRVLPPGSRVVVSRLGGTDVAVPPWAVIGLGRQDELLSHADLVICGGGHGMVAKTLLAGVPMVVVPGGGDQWEIANRVVRQGSARLVRPLDRDALARAVREVLAEPGYRDAARRGGATVADVEDPVRVCHEALMSSA
- a CDS encoding limonene-1,2-epoxide hydrolase family protein; this translates as MTDQASGLKTDVDNIRAVETFLYALQDEDFATAEGLLADNAEWQNVGFPTIRGRQRIIGMMRRAEGKYGFEVKIHRVAGEGNAVLTERTDALVFGPVRLQFWVCGVFEVHAGRITLWRDYFDMFDFVKATLRGIAATVFPSLRPSM
- the pspM gene encoding phage shock envelope stress response protein PspM is translated as MSSRTSRPEPWRSLVQRGVDTAAEWSDVLAAKLNAAADPRAKLLRKRRWALRLTLFFTVSCVFWIGVTGLVAAWDTPAWALLIPSPIAVGAAFLATLAFLRYRWLRREPLPPPRSRTTRRLPPWGSAARQPMAALAASERGLFSLLGVMERGRMLPADELRELTAAANQTAVTMAATANEVVSMERAIRSAPQSRAHLAATIAAFTTQLDHGARQYNEMVGAAAQLVSAANAGPTSTSPLWQQRYRDELSNATDRLLGWAQAFDELGHVRGA